The genomic segment CTCGCTCACCCATGGGCATCACCTCCGGCCAGCCGTTCCCAGAGACCGGCGGCGCTCTGTCCATGCCGCCGAGCGGTACACCGCCGCCAGCCGCCTTGCCCGATCCCGCTCCTCGCGGGACGGCCGCTGGCGCGCAAGACGAATGCCCAGCATTTCCTGGAAGCCGGCGCGCAAGGCGGCGACTAGCACAGGCCACTCGGGTGGCGAGCCGAGCAACTCCTCGAGTGTGATCGGCCGGGCGGCCGGGAATGCCCGCGCGCCCCGCTCCGCCCCGACGAGCAGCTCGAACACCCGCTCCTGTCCGCCCCCGAGCAGCACGGACCCGTGCTGCAATACCGAGCGCCGCTCGCAGCGCTGCGCGCTGCCCACCAGCTTCCGCCCGCCCA from the Gemmatimonadota bacterium genome contains:
- a CDS encoding lipoate--protein ligase family protein, which codes for MAVCFGAAAPGEVVVGGRKLVGSAQRCERRSVLQHGSVLLGGGQERVFELLVGAERGARAFPAARPITLEELLGSPPEWPVLVAALRAGFQEMLGIRLARQRPSREERDRARRLAAVYRSAAWTERRRSLGTAGRR